A single window of Salvia splendens isolate huo1 chromosome 6, SspV2, whole genome shotgun sequence DNA harbors:
- the LOC121809102 gene encoding protein FAR1-RELATED SEQUENCE 5-like yields MGAAPKLIITDQDLGMKVAVDSVLVDTRHRWCMWHIMFKVVEKLPKNQLHNEDLKKDLNKCVWSELIDPEEFEETWHEIMEKYGLTNNEWFSTMFANRKFWVPAYFRDFPMSSLIKTTSVSESQNSFFKRYTKSRCNLVEFLMHYNNALDAQRSNSNRFEYHDSNTTPMLKTNFALERHVSTIYSDGGFKAIQEEIEEAIDCCTMVKTSNEDDTEIYVINDKFSKDWSVSYSVSGDSYVCGCKLFQRLGLVCSHIFWVLRNKKLKLVPDHLHGGRWLKSNFVKPVHCGFVDDIEKAIIIDSATQEWRDMHGDYFEVAQTIKGNVDQIRAFRQIIAEGKKAIIAEGIVLSISDKRQMIENFYGSQAHSEIDVHPPDVVKTKGSGRRPLTRLEQAMKMKAKPGRKCAECGEVGNHDARNCKKIKEKQKIK; encoded by the exons ATGGGCGCTGCTCCCAAATTGATCATTACTGATCAGGATTTGGGCATGAAGGTGGCTGTTGATAGTGTTCTAGTTGATACAAGACATCGATGGTGCATGTGGCACATCATGTTTAAGGTTGTTGAAAAATTGCCCAAGAATCAGCTCCACAATGAGGATTTAAAGAAGGACTTAAATAAATGTGTGTGGTCGGAGTTGATAGATCCTGAAGAATTCGAAGAAACCTGGCACGAAATTATGGAAAAATACGGCCTTACAAACAACGAGTGGTTTTCGACAATGTTTGCCAATCGGAAATTCTGG GTTCCAGCCTACTTCAGGGATTTTCCAATGAGTTCATTGATTAAGACCACCTCTGTATCCGAGTCTCAGAACAGTTTCTTCAAGAGGTACACTAAGTCTCGATGTAATCTAGTCGAGTTTCTTATGCATTACAACAATGCGTTGGACGCCCAAAGGAGCAATAGCAACAGGTTTGAATATCATGACTCCAACACTACCCCAATGTTGAAAACAAATTTTGCACTTGAGAGGCATGTGTCAACAATCTACAGTGACGGTGGGTTTAAGGCAATTCAGGAAGAGATTGAGGAAGCAATTGATTGTTGCACCATGGTAAAGACTTCAAACGAGGATGACACTGAAATATATGTGATCAATGACAAGTTCTCTAAGGACTGGTCCGTTTCTTATTCCGTCTCTGGAGATTCATACGTATGTGGGTGTAAACTATTTCAAAGACTTGGACTCGTATGCAGCCATATTTTTTGGGTCTTAcgaaacaaaaaattgaagctGGTTCCTGATCACTTACATGGGGGACGTTGGTTGAAGTCTAATTTTGTCAAGCCTGTTCATTGTGGCTTTGTTGACGATATTGAAAAAGCTATCATCATCGATTCGGCAACACAAGAATGGAGGGATATGCATGGAGATTATTTTGAGGTTGCCCAGACTATTAAGGGAAACGTTGACCAAATTCGTGCATTCAGACAAATTATTGCTGAAGGGAAGAAAGCGATAATCGCTGAAGGGATTGTATTGTCTATTAGTGATAAAAGGCAGATGATCGAGAATTTCTATGGGTCTCAAGCCCATAGCGAAATAGATGTCCATCCTCCCGACGTTGTCAAAACCAAGGGTTCAGGAAGACGGCCTCTTACACGCCTTGAGCAAGCTATGAAGATGAAGGCAAAGCCTGGTCGTAAATGTGCCGAATGCGGCGAGGTTGGTAATCATGATGCAagaaattgcaaaaagattaaGGAGAAGCAGAAGATAAAGTAA